Proteins encoded together in one Caldicellulosiruptor saccharolyticus DSM 8903 window:
- a CDS encoding 2-isopropylmalate synthase gives MAKVEFNPRTNLIEQAAYKYTLQDVPEPNLYRDIFPYTEIPKIAFNHRHVPMFVPDEIWITDTTFRDGQQARSPYTVEQIVRLYDYLHELDNDSGVIRQTEFFLYSKKDREAVIKCMERGYRYPEVTSWIRARKEDFQLVKEMGIKETGILVSCSDYHIFKKLNMTRKQAMEMYLSIVEAALENGIIPRCHFEDITRADFYGFVVPFANELMKLAKQANMPVKIRACDTLGLGVSYPGVALPRSVQGIIYGLRHYAEVPSEWLEWHGHNDFYKAVVNSGTAWLYGASAVNCSLLGIGERTGNTPLEAMVIEYAQLRGTTKNMRLEVITEIADYFEKELDYEIPPRTPFVGRAFNATRAGIHADGILKDEEIYNIFDTKKILNRPIVIAVDAHSGLAGIAAWINTYFRLEGDQRIDKRDPRVAKIKEWVDKEYENGRTTVIGDDELEMVVREVMPELFKMHESRVK, from the coding sequence ATGGCGAAAGTAGAGTTTAACCCAAGAACAAATCTGATTGAGCAGGCAGCGTATAAATATACACTCCAAGATGTTCCAGAGCCAAACCTTTACAGAGATATTTTTCCATATACAGAAATTCCTAAGATAGCATTCAATCACAGGCATGTTCCTATGTTTGTGCCTGATGAGATATGGATAACAGATACAACTTTCAGAGATGGTCAACAAGCAAGATCACCTTATACAGTTGAGCAGATTGTGAGGCTTTATGACTATCTGCATGAGCTTGACAATGACTCTGGTGTCATCAGGCAGACAGAGTTTTTCCTGTACTCTAAAAAGGATAGAGAAGCAGTAATCAAATGTATGGAAAGAGGTTATCGCTATCCAGAGGTTACTTCATGGATTAGGGCACGAAAAGAAGATTTCCAGCTTGTAAAAGAAATGGGAATAAAAGAGACAGGTATACTTGTATCTTGCTCTGACTATCACATATTCAAAAAGCTCAATATGACAAGAAAACAGGCAATGGAGATGTACCTTTCAATTGTTGAGGCGGCGCTTGAAAATGGCATAATTCCGCGCTGCCACTTTGAAGATATTACAAGAGCAGACTTTTACGGTTTTGTTGTGCCGTTTGCAAATGAGCTCATGAAACTTGCAAAACAGGCAAACATGCCGGTTAAAATCAGAGCATGTGATACACTCGGGCTTGGTGTTTCATACCCAGGGGTTGCACTGCCAAGAAGTGTTCAAGGCATAATTTATGGACTTAGACACTATGCAGAGGTTCCTTCTGAGTGGCTTGAGTGGCATGGTCACAACGACTTTTACAAGGCTGTTGTGAATTCAGGCACTGCATGGCTATATGGTGCGTCTGCTGTTAACTGCTCACTTTTGGGAATCGGCGAGCGAACAGGTAACACGCCTTTGGAGGCTATGGTAATTGAATACGCTCAGCTTCGTGGTACAACAAAGAACATGAGGCTTGAGGTTATCACAGAGATTGCAGATTACTTTGAAAAAGAACTTGACTATGAGATTCCGCCACGAACACCGTTTGTTGGTCGTGCATTTAACGCAACAAGGGCAGGAATTCACGCAGATGGTATTTTGAAAGATGAGGAGATTTACAACATCTTTGATACAAAAAAGATTTTAAACAGGCCAATTGTCATTGCAGTTGATGCACACTCAGGGCTTGCCGGTATTGCAGCATGGATTAACACCTACTTTAGGCTTGAGGGCGACCAGAGAATTGACAAGCGCGACCCGCGAGTGGCTAAAATAAAAGAGTGGGTTGACAAAGAGTACGAAAACGGTAGAACAACTGTTATTGGTGATGACGAGCTTGAAATGGTAGTGCGAGAGGTCATGCCAGAGTTATTTAAGATGCATGAGAGTAGGGTGAAGTAG
- a CDS encoding ATP-binding cassette domain-containing protein translates to MEKRMLYKSFNLTKSFGKKVVFERLSFEIFEGECVLIEGPNGTGKTTLLNILSKFDIDYQGEVLFRGVDLKKENLKDLPISFLPDEPIYYEALTVKEHMKLVAITYGYSKKEAQSLIDSISVVLDLKDYHNFFPSWLSKGTKQKFMIALSLLKRFDVYIADEPFANLDSKTILTFCEILETLKKCGKTIILTSHQKNEYLEKFVDRNIILAKG, encoded by the coding sequence ATGGAAAAAAGGATGCTATATAAATCTTTTAATCTGACAAAATCTTTTGGAAAAAAGGTTGTATTTGAAAGGTTGTCTTTTGAGATATTTGAAGGTGAGTGTGTATTGATTGAAGGACCAAATGGAACTGGAAAGACAACCCTGTTAAATATACTATCAAAATTTGATATAGATTACCAAGGAGAAGTACTTTTCAGAGGAGTTGACCTTAAAAAAGAGAATTTAAAGGATTTGCCAATTTCTTTTTTACCAGATGAACCTATTTACTATGAAGCACTTACAGTAAAAGAGCATATGAAGCTGGTTGCAATAACGTATGGATATTCAAAAAAAGAAGCACAGTCACTCATTGACTCTATCTCTGTCGTTTTAGATTTAAAAGACTATCACAACTTCTTTCCATCTTGGCTCTCTAAAGGAACTAAACAGAAGTTTATGATAGCTCTAAGTCTTTTGAAAAGATTTGATGTTTACATTGCAGATGAGCCTTTCGCTAATTTAGACTCAAAAACCATTTTGACATTTTGTGAGATATTAGAAACACTAAAAAAATGTGGGAAAACTATTATTTTGACATCGCATCAAAAAAATGAGTATTTGGAAAAATTTGTTGACAGAAACATTATTTTAGCGAAAGGATGA
- a CDS encoding DUF4830 domain-containing protein, giving the protein MKRSKVWISLSCIILIGIVLFIVLECGIWKSNKNSRDTAEIAADFVKKKGYAIEVNSGFEYKIVLPKNLSQFERHSKIKRLIKVFELEAYKRKTLTIFGYCVEKDGKDAGTYILCIDGSKIIGSFLDETENEEYVTLLRTTFGINQ; this is encoded by the coding sequence ATGAAAAGGTCAAAGGTGTGGATTAGTTTAAGTTGTATAATATTGATTGGAATTGTGCTTTTTATAGTTTTAGAATGTGGAATTTGGAAAAGTAACAAAAATAGCAGAGACACTGCTGAAATTGCAGCAGATTTTGTCAAGAAAAAAGGTTATGCTATAGAGGTGAATAGTGGATTTGAATATAAAATTGTTTTGCCCAAAAATCTTTCTCAATTTGAAAGGCATTCTAAAATAAAAAGGTTAATTAAAGTATTTGAGCTTGAGGCGTATAAAAGGAAAACTTTAACTATTTTCGGTTATTGTGTCGAAAAAGATGGAAAAGACGCAGGCACTTATATTTTGTGTATAGACGGCAGTAAAATAATTGGCAGCTTTCTTGACGAAACTGAAAACGAAGAGTACGTTACTCTTTTGAGAACAACATTTGGTATAAACCAATAG
- a CDS encoding aconitate hydratase: MGLSVAQKIIKEHLVKGEMIPGKEIAIRIDQTLTQDSTGTMAYLQFEAMGIDRVKTKRSVAYIDHNTLQTGPENADDHLYIQTVAKKYGIYFSKPGNGICHQVHLERFAVPGQTLLGSDSHTPTAGGIGMLAIGAGGLDVAVAMGGGEYYFIMPKIVKVNLKGRLQPWVSAKDIILELLCRLTVKGGVGKIFEYTGEGVKTLSIPERATITNMGAELGATTSIFPSDEITYEFLKAQGREKDFVEILPDPDAVYDEEIEIDLSSLVPLAACPHSPDNVVPVSELKGIKVDQVAIGSCTNSSYKDLMKVAKILEGKTIAEHVSLVISPGSKQVLSMLSQNGALASLVSAGARILECACGPCIGMGQAPRTNGISLRTFNRNFEGRSGTPSAKVYLVSPETAAASAITGYITDPRTLGDEPQVEMPKSFLINDNLIVPPAENPDEVEVIRGPNIKPFPQGKPLPEVVVGKVLVKLGDNITTDHIMPSNAKLLPYRSNIPYLSDYCLTPCDPDFPKKARENGGGFIVGGVNYGQGSSREHAALVPLYLGIKGVLAKSFARIHMANLINNGIIPMVFENPNDYDTIEEMDELKIENARDQIEKSDVLIIENVTKGLKYRMVLNLTERQRQMILHGGLLNLTKAKGMN; this comes from the coding sequence ATGGGTTTGAGTGTTGCTCAGAAGATTATAAAAGAGCATTTAGTCAAAGGTGAAATGATACCCGGAAAAGAGATAGCTATCAGAATTGACCAGACCTTAACACAAGACTCAACAGGTACAATGGCATACCTTCAATTTGAAGCAATGGGAATTGACAGAGTAAAAACAAAAAGGTCTGTTGCATACATTGACCACAACACACTTCAAACAGGTCCAGAGAATGCAGATGATCATCTATACATACAGACGGTTGCTAAAAAGTATGGAATTTACTTCTCAAAACCTGGAAATGGAATCTGCCATCAAGTTCATTTAGAACGATTTGCGGTACCAGGTCAAACTCTTTTGGGCTCGGATAGCCATACACCAACAGCTGGCGGAATAGGTATGCTTGCAATTGGGGCAGGCGGCTTGGATGTTGCGGTTGCAATGGGTGGTGGCGAGTACTATTTTATTATGCCAAAGATTGTAAAAGTGAATCTAAAAGGAAGACTTCAGCCTTGGGTTTCCGCAAAGGACATCATCTTAGAGCTTCTTTGCAGGCTTACTGTCAAAGGCGGAGTTGGCAAGATTTTTGAATACACAGGTGAAGGTGTAAAAACTTTGTCAATTCCAGAGAGAGCAACAATCACCAACATGGGTGCAGAGCTTGGTGCAACAACATCAATCTTTCCATCTGATGAAATAACATATGAGTTTTTGAAAGCTCAAGGTCGCGAAAAAGACTTTGTTGAAATTTTACCAGACCCTGACGCTGTATATGATGAGGAGATTGAGATAGATTTGTCAAGCTTGGTGCCGCTCGCAGCATGTCCACACAGCCCTGACAATGTTGTGCCTGTGAGTGAGCTAAAAGGTATAAAGGTTGACCAGGTTGCAATTGGAAGTTGTACAAACTCATCGTACAAAGATCTTATGAAGGTTGCAAAGATTTTAGAAGGAAAGACAATTGCTGAGCATGTATCACTTGTTATATCACCAGGTTCAAAACAGGTTTTGAGCATGCTTTCACAAAATGGAGCTTTAGCGTCTTTGGTTTCAGCTGGGGCGAGGATTTTAGAGTGTGCGTGTGGTCCATGTATTGGTATGGGTCAAGCACCAAGGACAAATGGAATTTCACTCAGAACATTTAACAGAAACTTTGAAGGTCGAAGCGGAACACCTTCTGCAAAGGTTTATCTTGTATCACCTGAGACTGCTGCAGCATCAGCTATAACAGGCTACATCACAGATCCAAGGACCTTGGGCGATGAACCTCAGGTTGAGATGCCAAAAAGCTTTCTTATAAATGACAACTTGATAGTACCACCTGCTGAAAATCCAGATGAAGTTGAGGTTATACGAGGACCAAATATAAAGCCATTCCCACAAGGAAAGCCACTACCAGAGGTAGTAGTTGGCAAAGTTTTGGTAAAGCTTGGTGACAATATTACAACAGACCATATTATGCCGTCTAACGCAAAGCTTTTGCCATACAGGTCAAACATCCCATATTTGTCTGACTACTGTTTGACACCATGTGACCCGGATTTTCCAAAGAAAGCGCGCGAAAATGGTGGCGGTTTTATTGTTGGTGGAGTAAACTACGGTCAGGGCTCCTCAAGAGAGCATGCAGCACTTGTTCCGCTTTATTTAGGAATTAAAGGGGTTTTAGCAAAGAGCTTTGCACGAATTCACATGGCAAATTTAATTAACAACGGAATTATTCCTATGGTGTTTGAAAATCCGAACGATTATGATACAATTGAAGAGATGGATGAGCTAAAAATTGAAAATGCAAGAGATCAGATTGAGAAGAGTGATGTGCTGATAATAGAAAATGTCACAAAGGGCTTGAAGTATAGAATGGTTTTGAATCTCACAGAAAGACAACGTCAGATGATTTTACATGGAGGTCTTTTGAACCTGACAAAGGCAAAAGGGATGAACTAA